The genomic region CGCCTCGCCGGCCACGGCGCGTCGCGCCACGCCCGCCGACGTCTGGGTGAACGCGCCGTCGGGCGGCGGGTGCTCGGCCAACCAGTCCCGCAAGGTCATACCGCCGACGGTAGGCGAGCGCGAGCCGCTCGGGCCGTGATCCCCGTACGGGCCCTGGGGTCCATGTGGGGATCTGATGCCGGCGATGTCGGGGCCTCACGTCAACGTCAAGGAAGGGAGCCATCATTTCGGCAAATACCGGTGGCGGATCGAACACATGTTTGGTACAATGGCGGCATGGGAATCGGGCTGGTCGACCCGCCGGGCGGGAGCCCCCGCGTCGTGTGCGACGGGCCCGAGGAGCGCCTGTCGGCGGCCATGGGCCTGGTCAACGCGGCCACGGCCGAGCTGGTGGCCGCCATCGCCGACGCCCTGGAGGGGGGCGGGTGGGAGGGCGACGGCATCTGCTCGCCCGAGCAGTGGGTGGCCCTGCGCTGCGGGGTGAGCTCGGCCCGGGCCCGGCGCCTGGTGTCCCTCGCCCGGGCCCTGGCCGATCTGCCGGTGGCAGCCGCCGCCTTCGCCGAGGGGTCGCTGAGCGAGGACCAGGCGGGTGTGGTCTGCCGCCACGTCGATCCCGCCCACGACGCCGAGGTCACCGAGCTGGCCCGGCGCTGCACCGTCGGCCAGCTGCGGCGCATCCTGCCCACCGTGGTGCCGGCCGAGCCGGCTCCGGATCCGGTGCCCGACCGGGAGCCGGTGGCCGGCGAGGAGGGCGACGCCGGATCCGACGCGGGCGACACGCCCGGTCGGCGCGAGGTGTCGTTCCACAACGGCGAGGACGGACGGTGGTGCGCCCGCGTCCTGCTGCCCCCCGACGAGGGGGCGGTGGTGCAAAAGGCGCTGGAGGCGTCGCGTGACTTCCTGTTCCGCCACGGCGGCGCCGACACGGTGGGATGGGCCGACGCCCTGGTGCATCTGGCCGAGGCCGCCCTGTCGAACATCGAAGGAACGGGGCGGCTGCCCGCCGACCGCTTCCAGGTCATCCTCCACGCCAACGCCGAGGATCCCGAGCGGGCCCGCCTCCACCTGGGACCGGTGCTGGCGGCGTCGCTGCGCGACTACCTCACCTGCGACGCCACCACCCGGGTGGTGGCGGAGCGCAACGGCACCCCGGTGCACGTGTTCGCCCGCCGGCGCACGGTGGACGACCGGCTGCGGGCGCTGATCGAGCACCGCGACGGCGGCTGCCGGGTACCCGGGTGCGGGCGGCGCCGCTGGCTGCACGTCCACCACCTGGTCCACCACGAGGACGGCGGGCTCACGGTGCCCGAGAACCTGTGCTGCCTGTGTCCCGCCCACCACCGCCTGCACCACCAGGGCCGGCTGGGCATCGACGGCGACCCCACCACTCCCGACGGCCTGGTGTTCACCGACCACCGGGGGCGGCCCCTGCGAGGTCCCAGCCCCCGCGCGCCCGGAGCCCCACCGCCGGAGGCCGCCGCCGGCCTCGGCCTGCCCCCGCCCCGGTGGGACCCGCCGCTGGGCGAGACGCTCGACCCCAAGTGGATCACCTGGAGCTGAGCGGCTGCGCCGCGGGGCGGCCGCTCGGTGGTGGCCTGCCGGGCTGTCCGGGGTGATTGGTCTGGCGACGCGCGGCACGTGTCGACCGTCGAGGGAGGGGGCGTGTCGCCCATCCGCGAACGCCCGGACGTCGCCGGGACCCCGAAGGAGGTGCGATCCGCGTCGACCGGCGCTGGCCTGGGCCGCGCCTGGTCACCGTGACTGGCCCGTCGTACAGCGCCTCAAGGACGGTCGTCGCAAGAATGTCGAGTTCGAGCAGGGGCGGCCTGGCGACAGTAGGAACTCGACGAGGGCGAGCCGTTCGACGACAGAGCTGTCACCCCCCGGCACGCTGTTCGCGTGCGCCTTGGAGACCTCGATCGCCGTCGTGCTTGCTCCCTTGTCGCGTGGCTGGTTCGCCGTAGCGACGGTCCCGTCCCCGTCTGGACGCGCAACCACGGCGCCATGTGAGGCGCGGCTACCGGTTCGACTAGCGAACCAGGACGGCCCGGGGAGACCCCGGGGCCGTCTTGGTGTGGATTGCTACAGGTTCGTCACCGTTCACGAACCGGGCTGTCACCAACCGCGAAGCGGGGTCTCGCTTTCCGCGAATTCGGAGTGTCACCTGGCGCGAGTTCTCACTACGAGCAGCCGCTGGTGCTCCCGCACGAGGGGCAGGCGTGGCAGCTGCCGGCCCGGACCATCTGCACGCCGCAGGTCATGCAGAAGGGGGCGTCGCTGTGGGCGGCCGGCGGGGCGATGCGGGGAGCGTCGACCACCGGCTCGTCCCGGGTGGCCGTCTCCTCCACGCCGGGCAGGGTGGGCTGGGTGCGCTCGGACGTGGTGAGGATCCCGAGCTCGGCCCGCTCCTCCACGGGCAGGTAGTCGACGGCCAGCCGGCGGAAGATGTAGTCCACCAGTGACGAGGCGATGCGCAGGTCGGGGTCGTCGGTCATGCCGGCCGGCTCGAAGCGCATGTTCGTGTACTTCTGGACGTAGGTCTTCAGCGGCACGCCGTGCTGGAGCCCGAGCGACACCGAGATGGAGAAGGCGTCCATCACCCCGGCAAGGGTCGACCCCTGCTTGGACACCTTCATGAACACCTCGCCCGGGCGCCCGTCGTCGTACTCGCCCACGGTGACGTAGCCCTCGCAGTCGGCCACCCGGAAGGCGAACGTGTACGAGCGGCGCCGCCGCGGCAGCCGCTCCCGGATGGGCTGCTTCACGACCACCGTCTGGCGGTTCAACGCCTTCTCCAGCTCGGCGACCTTCACGGCCAGCTCCTGGTCGTGGGCCTGCGCCTCCGACTTGGGGGCGTCCTTCTTCACGCTCGACAGGGGCTGGGCCACCTTGCAGTTGTCCCGGTAGACGGCCAGCGCCTTGACACCCATGCGCCAGGCATCGATGTGCAGCTGCTCCAGCTCCTCGACCGTGGCCGACTCGGGCAGGTTCACCGTCTTGGAGATGGCGCCCGAGATGAATGGCTGGACGGCCGCCATCATGCGCACGTGGCCGGTGTGGTGGATGGTGTTGTCGCCCATCGAGCAGGCGAACACCGACAGGTGGTCGGCCGACAGGTGCGGCGCACCGAGGGCCGACTTGTTGGCGTCGATGTGGGCGACGATGTCGCCCACCTGCTCGTCGGTGTAGCCGAGGCGGCGGAGGGCCCGGGGGACCGTCTGGTTGACGATCTGCATGGTGCCGCCGCCCACCAGCTTCTTCGACTTGACGAGGCCGAGGTCGGGCTCGATGCCGGTGGTGTCGCAGTCCATCAGCAGGCCGATGGTGTTGTGGCTCACGAACCCGTTGGCCAGGTAGGTGAGGTTGTCGGGCACGGACAGGTCGTACGTGAGCTCCTCGTCACCCAGGGCGACCGAGGCGACCCGGTCGTAGAAGAAGCGCAGCAGGCGACCGAGCTCGGGGTCGCCGGTGCGCTCGTACAGCTGCGTGGCGATCCGGCGCGACACCCGTCCCCGGGCAACCTCCATGAGCAGCAGGCGGCGCAGCCGGTCGTTCCCGGGCGCCAGGCGGTCGACCAGCTCGCGGGTGAGCGGGACGTGGTCGTGGCGCCCGCTCTGGGCGGTGTCGACGGCCAGGAGCAGGCCCGTCTTCCGGCTCCCCATGAAGCCGATCTGCTCGAGCCAGCCGGTCGAGGAGCTCAGGTTCAGCAGCCCGACTGCGGCGAGGGGTGCGGTCCCCCACCCGGTGCGC from Acidimicrobiales bacterium harbors:
- a CDS encoding DUF222 domain-containing protein, which encodes MGIGLVDPPGGSPRVVCDGPEERLSAAMGLVNAATAELVAAIADALEGGGWEGDGICSPEQWVALRCGVSSARARRLVSLARALADLPVAAAAFAEGSLSEDQAGVVCRHVDPAHDAEVTELARRCTVGQLRRILPTVVPAEPAPDPVPDREPVAGEEGDAGSDAGDTPGRREVSFHNGEDGRWCARVLLPPDEGAVVQKALEASRDFLFRHGGADTVGWADALVHLAEAALSNIEGTGRLPADRFQVILHANAEDPERARLHLGPVLAASLRDYLTCDATTRVVAERNGTPVHVFARRRTVDDRLRALIEHRDGGCRVPGCGRRRWLHVHHLVHHEDGGLTVPENLCCLCPAHHRLHHQGRLGIDGDPTTPDGLVFTDHRGRPLRGPSPRAPGAPPPEAAAGLGLPPPRWDPPLGETLDPKWITWS